Within Bradymonas sediminis, the genomic segment TGATACCGAATTGCCCGCCGATGAGCTGAGCCTTCGCGCCCACGACGACACGCTCTTGGCCGTGCTAAGCCGCGAAGAATTTGGCGAGTTAGTCGAGCCGCATCTCGGCGGCGTGTCGACAAAGGTTGGGCGCTTTCGCAAGCGCCGCGACCTCTGGGTGCCGGTCAAACCCCTGCTCTTTACGGACGCCGGCTCGCGCCTTGCCAAGGTGCTCTTGCACCTGGTTAAGACCGAAGGCGAGTTGAACGAAGACGAGGGTTTGGCGCGACTTCGGATGAAACTTCAGGCCAAATGGCTGGCCAAGCTTAGCTCCGTGGACCCGATGACCGTGCGCCGTGAGTTGGAGGCGCTCGAGGTCAACCGCATCCTCGAGCGAGGCAGCGACGGCGAGTTGATCTGGGACGTTGAGTCCCTGGGGCGCATGGCCCAGAGCGGTGGCCAACCGCCGAGACCGTTGGCCTGAAGCCGCCGGCGCGGTCAGCGACGGCGATAATCCGGCGCGTCGATCTCAATAAACTGCGCCATCTCATGCAGACGACTAAAGATGCGCTCGCCGATGCGCTCGCGCATCGTCTCCTGGGTGGTCAGGTGGCGGAAGTCTTGGTTGCTCGGGTCCGGCCGGCCCGCCCGCGCCTCATTGACCGTGTAGTTTGAGGTGAAGAGGGTGGTCAGTTCGCGGTTGTAGCGCTTCGAAATAATCTCATCGATGATCGACAACTGCCAGGCGTTGTTTCGCCCCTTGCCCAACTCGTCGATGGCCAGCACCGGCACCTCCGAGATCGGCCCAAGAATATCCGCTTCGCCTCGGCCCCGGTCGAATTGCTCGCGAATCTCGCTGAGCAAATGCGTGAACTCGACAAAGCGACACGCGATGCCTTTCTCCAGCGTGAGGTAACGGATGACACCCGCCAGCAGGTGGGTTTTTCCGGTGCCGACGGGCCCGTGGAGCAAAAAGCCCTTCTCGCCCGGGCTAAACCCGGTCGCCCAGCGCAGCACCTTCATCTGAATTTGCGGCAGGTTTCCGACCGGTTGGCCGGAGGGATTCGTGATCTTAAATTGCTCGATCGACGACTTGTTTTCGTAGTAGCGCGCAGGAATACGCGCTTCGTTAAACGTCGCGATCCGCTGGTTAAGCGTGCCGCAGAGCACGCAGCGCTTCACATAGCTATAGCCGCGCTCGTCGGTCTCGTGGGTGAACTCTTCGCCGTGGCAGGCCGGGCATACGCTAAAGCAGGTGCCGCAAAGCGAAGCCTGCGCGTGCTCACCGACGCGACGAATGACATAGCGCTTCTCATTGCACTTCTCACAGACCTTCTTATACGGCTCAGTTTCAAGTGATTTTGTCATCGTACCAGGGGAGCAAGGGAAGCGGTTGAAGCGAGTGCGGTACGGTTATTCATCGGCTCGAAACCATCACTCGTCGGCGGCGCCTTCGCCGGCTTTGTCGTCGGCCGCGCCTTCGGTCGCCACGGGCGCCTCGACTTTCGCCTCGGCCTTCACCGCGCCCTCATCTTCGGCAGGTTTGGCCTCTTTGGCAATCGTCGCGTCCTCGCCCGAGGTCGCCTTGGCGTCGGTGACCTCGGGGATGTTGAGCCCCTTGGGCTGCAGCGGCATCCGTGCCCAGACTTCCGGATCGGTCGGCGCGTACTCTGGGTCATAGAGATGGCAGCGCACGAAATGCCCCGGCTCGGCCTCGACGCTGCGCGGCACGACCTTGCTGCACGGCCCAAAGCG encodes:
- a CDS encoding Crp/Fnr family transcriptional regulator; protein product: MPESRFWYLRQLNVDQRLPADVGAELRSRAQLERWGHHADIFRGPADSGVSIVLKGRVWLQDRPDAAPVGLLRGDIFGRVDTELPADELSLRAHDDTLLAVLSREEFGELVEPHLGGVSTKVGRFRKRRDLWVPVKPLLFTDAGSRLAKVLLHLVKTEGELNEDEGLARLRMKLQAKWLAKLSSVDPMTVRRELEALEVNRILERGSDGELIWDVESLGRMAQSGGQPPRPLA
- a CDS encoding ATP-binding protein, with protein sequence MTKSLETEPYKKVCEKCNEKRYVIRRVGEHAQASLCGTCFSVCPACHGEEFTHETDERGYSYVKRCVLCGTLNQRIATFNEARIPARYYENKSSIEQFKITNPSGQPVGNLPQIQMKVLRWATGFSPGEKGFLLHGPVGTGKTHLLAGVIRYLTLEKGIACRFVEFTHLLSEIREQFDRGRGEADILGPISEVPVLAIDELGKGRNNAWQLSIIDEIISKRYNRELTTLFTSNYTVNEARAGRPDPSNQDFRHLTTQETMRERIGERIFSRLHEMAQFIEIDAPDYRRR